In Ooceraea biroi isolate clonal line C1 chromosome 14, Obir_v5.4, whole genome shotgun sequence, the genomic window GCTGTCTGTACGATCTTTATATGCCTCTATGAAGAGATCAGCAGCAGCGTTTCTCCACGAGCCCTTCCTGCACCCTTCCGGTTGGCGATCAATACTTGGGGCGGGTAGCGTGCAACGTTCGCAGTCTCCCGCACGCTCTCGCAGCGTCCCGACTTCTCAACAAGCCCGTTTCACGTGATATGCAGGATAAATCGATAGCCTTCGCATCGGCATCCGCTTATCCGGTGCgggataaatattcatttgtaTGTCGCGGAGTGCCCGGGGTGTTCCATCGTATGAATGTGCGCGGAACGCTGCTGCCAGGGGAAATCTCGGCGAGTTCGTTGAGGGTGCGTGATCGTTGAATTTTGGATCGTGTAGCGTGCCTGCGCGTACAGGCGCGCGTGGAATTCTTGCGGGGACAAAACGGCGAAGATGAAGAGACAGAACGTCAGGACTTTGTCGCTGGTAGTGTGCACGTTCACGTACCTCCTCATAGGCGCAGCGGTGTTTGACGCCCTCGAGTCGGACACCGAGAAGAGACGCTGGGAATTTCTCTCGGGTGAGTCCCGTCTCACTGTTTGCGTcggcagatatttttattcagatcgataattgataattcattatttctgCCATCCCGCGCGGCGGCGAACGCCACTGCAGAGATCCGCCGTAATATGATAAAGAAGTACAACATCACACCGGAGGACTACAAGATGGTCGAAATCGTGATAATAGAGAATAAGCCGCACAAAGCGGGTCCGCAGTGGAAATTCGCGGGTGCCTTCTATTTTGCCACTTTAGTATTAGCCATGATCGGTAAGTGCCCGCACTTTTAAGAATCTTGAAAATTGTCACTCATTGCAAAATCATTCTTAAAACTACAGgctcttattttaatttaatttattttaatttattttaatttaaaattgtatattcaagttattacaaaaatatattcatgacTCTTATcaatatagaatttttataatttgctgCAAGGTTACGGGCATTCCACTCCAGTGACCGTAGGTGGAAAAGCGTTCTGCATGGCGTACGCAATGGTGGGAATCCCTTTAGGGCTGGTGATGTTCCAGAGCATCGGCGAGCGATTGAATAAATTCGCGTCGGTCATAATCAAGAAAGCGAAGACGTATCTCAGGTGTCAGAAGACTGAAGCTACAGAAATGAATCTCATGTTGGCGACTGGTATGCTGTCGAGCATAATCATCACGACAGGCGCTGCAGTATTTTCGAGATACGAGGGTTGGAGTTACTTCGACAGCTTTTACTACTGTTTCGTGACGCTCACGACCATAGGTTTCGGCGACTACGTCGCTCTTCAGGTAAATCTCACTAGCTTCTTAATCTCAACTGGGCTCTTCTTTATAAAACCGCGGTGAGAAAGAAGTGTACCATTTTGTAGAACGATCAAGCGCTTTCCAACAATCCTGGATACGTGATCCTAAGTTTGATCTTCATCTTGTTCGGCTTGGCCGTGGTCGCCGCTAGTATTAATTTGCTCGTGCTGCGTTTCATGACGAGTGAGTGAGTATATTTCGACTTTTCTTAATACGACTTTATTTCGTTGAACTGTGGCTGCACAACAAAATAAAGGACTGTCAAATCAGATTCCCCAACTAGAGACGCTTGTGATatgcgtcgcgacgacgcTGAGTTGCAATGTGCTTCGCACCACCTTCTTACCCTGGACGGCGAGCTCGTGGCGGTGAACGGAAGACTCGTGGCCAGCCACACACCGATTGTGCATGACACGGACGACTGCGTGAGCGTGTGCTCCTGTACGTGCCTTGGTCCGGCAAATTCTGAGCTGCTGGATCCCACGGGATATCAGGGCTACCGGCCATCCTTGACCTCCGCCAGCCTCCGGGTGAAGCGTGCATCCGTCTGATGGAGGGAGTTTCGTCGTCGCAGTCTACGTCGTCGATTCTTGAAGGCCGACAGCCGCGAATTGCTCGGCATCGATGTATAAGACCCGATTCCCCGCACAAGACTCCCCGAAAGGGAAAATACCGACGCGGTTGTGACATGCCCGCGAAGAACCAGTAACTTCCGGTAAAGACTTCCCTTACCTCGtggaaagtaaaattaattcgacaaCTCCGATAGCATGTAGTATTTGATAAACGGGACGTTGACTGTTGATTGTTCTCCGACGAATTAAATAAGGCGAGGGATACTTGAATAACGTGTTCCTGCTGCATTTCCCGACGTCGTGTCGATATATACTCCCGAAGTTGATGCgttttgataattaatgttGATCGTCTCCGTATTTGAATATACGGACGTTGTATGTGTAATCTGCGTGTTACAGTCGACTCATCGGATGACGACGAGTGACATCGTAATAACTGCTTTAGTAAACGTTGGTACGAAATGTTGATCAATGCGTTCGGCTATTCATATAGTGACTGTCGCAAGACCGCaaaaaagtgaaatatttctattacgtCACAAGTGGCATATGCGAGTTCATACGCGGATTATATTGATAGACACCTGCATTTACAGGTAGTAGTATTATCAATGTGTTATAAGATAGCGTAATGTGTATGTGAAGATTGTTTGATAATCTAGAGGTTTTTAAATTTAACCAAACTAACGTTAAACCtaaatattttcgtaattattatatttgttatgtatttaaaaacgGTATatcatgttttttaaatatttgtaagtGTAGCTATTGcaaattatatcttaatcCACGCACAAAGTATTTTTCTAAGTTACTTTATGCCACAAAATAGATTTGAGAACCTCTAGCAAGAGAATGCAGTATCgcaagaattatatatatgaatataacatGATAGAACAATATTCAGGCCTCAGTAGaataatgttatatacatatttccaTATTTGTACCCGTAAACGTAAAGAAATATTGCCTCAAACAATTTGACACGATCACTTGCATAATCAGATTGCAAAACAGATTGTACATGTGGATGTATCGCgacttgtatttttttaagatgtttataaagtaaaataaaatgcaggaATACCCAGGAAGACTGATAGTTCAAATTAAATCCAAGTTTTCTTATCGGAAATCTTTGTTTTCTTGCTTagttaaatcaattttttttaattacatttttacataatgtCTTTGACTTTTTTGCAAAAAAGTGAaattataatgagaaatatacaataagcgtgacaatttttattagaaacaaATGTTGCATTTTGatgtttaatttatgtttCACTTGTAATAAATCGCCTTAGATGAGGTGCAAAATGAGTGTAatcagaatattttatgttaagtagtatttttttgttacatgCCTCGCTATGTATTTTATCTCAAATACAAGATGTGATCGACATGCGCACAAGTTGTTATAACCTGAAGGTTTGTTCTGTGAAACAGTGTTCCAGTTAaacaatatgtacaatatcgTAAAAATTTGATCCTTTCCGGAACGTAATACATGCAcaatatttcacaaaattgAAATAGACGCTCTAAACAACGCAATAGATATAGTAGACACACCCcgtatatctatattttttaatgtgaatttatttataacaaatacaaATGCGCCATGTGtgtcataataaatatttgttttcataATTCTACCCTTTTTCATTGCcgagataaattttaatttaataataaacttataattagattattcctattgaaacatttatctatttgaaaaaagttgaaaaagtgTAAATCGTATACTCgtagttataaaaattataaaattatatatttcgctACTGATAATTTCCGAAAGACAATAGAAGATTTCTCTTTGAGCTTAAACAAATGCCAATTATAATTCATCTAACCTAATGCAAATTCTACATTAATAATGGGAAGTTGATTTCCAACATTAAATGATGATCAAACATACGTGTCAGCTACCTCCGAGGCAAGAAGACAATTTCCCTTTCGTAGTTATAAAGCCATtgacattaaaaaatgtatggaAAGTGTGGTGCAGTGTCAGCAAATATACTCCCAAATGTAATCATTACATGGATAGCACTGCTGTAGTGACTGCTGAGAGAAGGCGACACGCTAAACTGAAGCATTGGTGGATAATACATCCATTCAGTTACGTCAGgtacattttaatatgttCTCGGtctgtacataattttttaatcaaaaattcAGGAAGATCTTATGaacttatatttaatgtttgtctttatatttttgtcgtgcacttaaaagatttttctgaacaagaaaatttatagatttttgTGGGATATATTGATGATGACAGTATACTTGATCGCCTTTCTGACAATTCCTTTCATGATTTGCTTCGTCGTAATGGATTACGAATTAATTCGTCTGGATAAAGTAAATATTCCGATTTATGCGATCTGCTGGTTGGATATATTGCTTAACTGCATTACAGGATATTACGATGAGAAAAGTACATCCGTCGAGTTAAAACCTACTAAAATAGTTAtgtgagatattttatatgcaaatttaattttacttgagAAGtcgtttttcattaatttaaattaatttattaaataaatctgtGCTCCGTAGATCTTACCTCAAAGGATTTCTCGTGCCTGATGTTCTATCGTCGCTACCgtacaattatataacattgcCCTGGCGAAGACTTCCGGGGGACAATCCGTATTACATCATCATTTTACTCAATATTATCCCTTTTCTGAAGTTAATACGTTATTATACTCTCAACTTGaacatttattatctattaatgGTAATATCTTTCTctacgagaaaaaaaagtatgCAACAATATTATCgagaatatttcttatttcagcATTTTAACgtgaacaattttaattatgaattatgtGCCACGCTGTTGCTGGGAATATACTTAATCTTTTGGTTATCCTGCTTATGTTACTTGATACCAattttagtaatatattttctcaacATCCCGCCGGACGTAAGCATATcgacaattttaaattatgcgAAAATTTCCAACGTTTTTATATTCAGGCATACTTTaaacttataattataaattatgtatgaatataatttaatatgtatgaAAAGAAATGCGAGGATTGTTGGATGATGAGATTGGACGATCATAGTCTCAAATTTCGATTTAAGAACGCCTTGTTTATCGTGCTTGAAAATATGTTAGCTAGTGGCTATGGCTTATTTGTACCCGAGAGAGATGGTCCCATCATTTTAAATAGCAGTCTTATGATTATCGGCAGATTTATTGTATGCTACATGTTGGGTAAGGCATATTTATCaaagagaatattttattattagagtaTTTGGTTTAGTTTGTGATTCTGTctcagatattatttttaaatgatattattccgaattattattttttattattatttaaataattttattttaagatgatttatttatcattttatttgtgTTAGTCATGTTTCTTCGTATGAGGGCTGCTAAAAAAACATCCGAATCGAAATATCAAGAGCTAGTGGATCAATTAAAAGCGTATACGATACAGAAACAGTTATTGCCGCACATGAAAAAACGTCTCTTAGCTTATTACTATTACCGTTTCAAGAATAGCTACTTTCGAGAGAAACGAATTCTAGCAGACTTGACAGGTAATCGGTAAATtgattgcgaaatttttatcaatgcCATGTGGATATCCTCTTTTCCTATATCCCAGTCAGCCAAACCTGCGAAGAACAGACATTGGCAAAATCTGTTCGACAAAATATGTGAGCAGAGAGGCCACAGATTGGGTACAAAATCCACCCAGTAAGcacactgtcagcagtatgccgacagattggcagcagatatgaagcagaataatgcaacggatccggtaccatctgtgtccgcattaagcttgtgttctgccagcagattctgcttataacatgatctgacagcagattggcggcagaaactgaacagagcctgccgacataacctggcggcagattggcggcagaaatagagcaggatctgcgcagtgtagttggcagcagattggcgacagaaaccgaacagagcctgccgacataacctggcgccaggttggcggcagaaaccgaacaggatctgcagcttttgacactattcaaatttacacggctaggaatatgcgttttcgctccgcaccgctaggtggtgaacatgtcgagttcttactcgacgttaagatttagcctgacagttatattgggttgttcggaaagttatttcgttttttcaaggaaaaatgaaaggcggttttttcatatttagaataaattttattcagtgatgtattggccattttgttccactacctttcgtcatctttctggcaactttaagattccacgctcatagaagtccttctcctaattgacaaaaaattgaagcaagtgatttttgacgccttcatttgaatcgaagtttacattgttcaaagaattttgtagagaccggaacaaatggtaatcggatggtgccagatcaggagagtatggtgggtgtggtagcacatcccatccaagctgtaaaagcttctggcgagtgaccaaacttgtgtgtggtctggcattgtcgtgatggaatacgacacctttcctattcgccaattctggtcgcttctgcttgatggcagcatccaattcatccagctgacgacaatacactttcgaatcatcCGTCTGATTGCTTGGTAGtaactcgaaaaatacgattcccttccaatcccaccatacagaaagcatgatcttcttttgatgaatatctgccttggatgtcgattgagcaggttcatcttgcctggaccatgatcgttttcgcttaacattgttgtaaacaatccattttccATCttcagttatgattcgcttcaaaaatggttcattttcttcacgtttcaacaatgaatcgcagatggtaatgcgtcgaatcaagtcaatttcctttaaattgtgtggaacccaaatatcgagctttgaaacgaatccaaggcgtttcaaatgatcgtaaacagtcgaattcgataaatttaactttttagcaatttcgcgtgttgttatgcgacggtttgcatccaccagagcctttattttctcgtcatcagctttaattggccgacctgaacgtggtgcatctttcaaatcgaaatttccagtacgaaatttcgaaaaccaattctgacactgacgttcactcaatacatcttctccgtacacggcacacaattttttttctcgcttgcactgcatttttaccctttcggtagtaaaagagcaaaatattacgaaaatgctcactttgattttccatgtttgatgtgatgccaaaaaagaattacttgacagatcgcaacacaataagatactaaataacgtctgaaatgtcagttgtcaaaatataaaacgaatttgccgcttagagtaaggttaagtatcgaggaacgcgactaacgacatctctttgtgaaaaacgaaattactttccgaacaacccaatataataagttaatatacgcgtcttgacataataatattaatttttctaagaattttgcacttgcggcacagaggttctcatggacaacgtccacacacgccgcaagcaatctgaaggcattaaatttgcccctttaatcaaattaagtattgattaaaaaaacagattactttacaatagtggaccaatataagaaattaattcataccccacataaaaaattagatttatattgttaaccaatattgctccaataaatttgtactactacggcactttctcgcagagcctgctcgatttctgctcccaatctgctgccaactacactgcgcagatcctgctctatttctgccgccaatctgccgccaggttatgtcggcaggctctgctcggtttctgtcgccaatctgctgccaactacgctgcacagatcctgctctatttctgccgccaatctgccgccaggttatgtcggcaggctctgctcggtttctgtcgccaatctgctgccaactacgctgcgcagatcctgttctatttctgccgccaatctgccgccaggttatgtcggcaggctctgctcggtttctgctcccaatctgctgccaactacgctgcgcagatcctgctctatttctgccgccaatctgccgccaggttatgtcggcaggctctgttcggtttctgctcccaatctgctgccaactacgctgcgcagatcctgctctatttctgccgccaatctgccgccaggttatgtcggcaggctctgttcggtttctgctcccaatctgctgccaactacgctgcgcagatcctgctctatttctgccgccaatctgccgccaggttatgtcggcaggctctgttcggtttctgctcccaatctgctgccaactacgctgcgcagatcctgctctatttctgccgccaatctgccgccaggttatgtcggcaggctctgttcggtttctgctcccaatctgctgccaactacgctgcgcagatcctgctctatttctgccgccaatctgccgccaggttatgtcggcaggctctgctcggtttctgtcgccaatctgctgtcagatcatgttagcaggatctgctggcagaacacaagcttaatgcggacgcagatggtaccggatctgttgcattattctgactgaatctgctgccaatctgtcgacatactgctgacagtttgcttactgggatttttgatattaaatgtgATTTCTTTAGAACCACTCCGTGAAGAAACTGCGCTTCATTCCTGTCGACGATTAATCGAGAATGTGGCGATCTTCAAGAATCTGCCGAAAAACATTCTG contains:
- the LOC105282442 gene encoding potassium/sodium hyperpolarization-activated cyclic nucleotide-gated channel 2, whose translation is MRLDDHSLKFRFKNALFIVLENMLASGYGLFVPERDGPIILNSSLMIIGRFIVCYMLVMFLRMRAAKKTSESKYQELVDQLKAYTIQKQLLPHMKKRLLAYYYYRFKNSYFREKRILADLTEPLREETALHSCRRLIENVAIFKNLPKNILQSIVKNLKFELYLPNDVIVKAGAQGDCMFFLSSGTVTVLTPTGKEICHLDDGAHFGEVALLVADQRRVASVIAIEVCEVYRLDRKDFRQCIDVNSELFAEIERIATERVERTVRIEEQHKRFMMRPNNLRGLRLKEKT
- the LOC105282441 gene encoding two pore potassium channel protein sup-9 isoform X1, giving the protein MKRQNVRTLSLVVCTFTYLLIGAAVFDALESDTEKRRWEFLSEIRRNMIKKYNITPEDYKMVEIVIIENKPHKAGPQWKFAGAFYFATLVLAMIGYGHSTPVTVGGKAFCMAYAMVGIPLGLVMFQSIGERLNKFASVIIKKAKTYLRCQKTEATEMNLMLATGMLSSIIITTGAAVFSRYEGWSYFDSFYYCFVTLTTIGFGDYVALQNDQALSNNPGYVILSLIFILFGLAVVAASINLLVLRFMTSETVKSDSPTRDACDMRRDDAELQCASHHLLTLDGELVAVNGRLVASHTPIVHDTDDCVSVCSCTCLGPANSELLDPTGYQGYRPSLTSASLRVKRASV
- the LOC105282441 gene encoding two pore potassium channel protein sup-9 isoform X2; the encoded protein is MKRQNVRTLSLVVCTFTYLLIGAAVFDALESDTEKRRWEFLSEIRRNMIKKYNITPEDYKMVEIVIIENKPHKAGPQWKFAGAFYFATLVLAMIGYGHSTPVTVGGKAFCMAYAMVGIPLGLVMFQSIGERLNKFASVIIKKAKTYLRCQKTEATEMNLMLATGMLSSIIITTGAAVFSRYEGWSYFDSFYYCFVTLTTIGFGDYVALQNDQALSNNPGYVILSLIFILFGLAVVAASINLLVLRFMTRLSNQIPQLETLVICVATTLSCNVLRTTFLPWTASSWR